The following proteins are encoded in a genomic region of Burkholderia cepacia:
- a CDS encoding AAA family ATPase, whose translation MALDLEEGEFMGVVHIVFGPQGAGKSTYARTLAASSGATRFSIDEWMAQLYGPDLPEPLQLSWLMERVQRCESQIWRTAEQIAKNGGNVILDLGFMKARNRSAFVDRARDAGISSELHFVTAPHDIRRGRVLARNSEKGETFSFEVSPAMFDFMEKEFEEPTSLELASAIVFNSHIAAA comes from the coding sequence TTGGCGCTCGACCTGGAGGAAGGGGAATTCATGGGAGTGGTACATATCGTATTTGGGCCGCAAGGTGCCGGCAAGTCGACTTACGCGCGTACGCTCGCAGCCTCGTCCGGCGCGACGCGTTTCTCGATCGATGAATGGATGGCACAGCTGTACGGGCCGGATCTTCCGGAGCCGCTTCAATTGAGCTGGCTCATGGAGCGAGTGCAGCGCTGCGAGAGTCAAATCTGGCGCACTGCCGAGCAGATCGCGAAAAATGGCGGGAACGTCATTCTCGATCTCGGTTTCATGAAGGCGCGAAATCGTTCGGCGTTTGTCGATCGAGCCAGGGACGCTGGTATTTCGAGTGAATTGCACTTTGTCACCGCACCGCATGACATCCGCCGCGGTCGTGTTTTGGCGAGAAATTCAGAAAAGGGCGAGACGTTTTCGTTCGAGGTTTCGCCTGCCATGTTCGACTTCATGGAAAAGGAATTCGAAGAGCCGACGTCGCTCGAACTTGCATCGGCAATCGTGTTCAATTCTCATATCGCGGCTGCGTGA
- a CDS encoding cytochrome c produces MRIFLVAALGVLLCSQTSPTFADSDNGKKIFLARCAMCHGADARGTGPLANKSSPPTPDLTTPAFKKRLSDYPGVIVSSIILRPNGDLIPKTLRENGIKLPPHPWSVKDFRDLNQYLSSLILKN; encoded by the coding sequence ATGAGAATATTCCTCGTCGCCGCATTAGGGGTTTTATTGTGTTCCCAAACGTCACCGACCTTTGCGGATAGTGACAACGGGAAAAAGATCTTCCTGGCGAGATGCGCCATGTGTCACGGAGCAGATGCCAGAGGAACAGGGCCATTGGCCAACAAAAGCAGCCCGCCGACCCCCGACCTGACGACGCCCGCCTTCAAAAAACGACTCAGCGACTATCCGGGCGTCATCGTTTCATCAATCATACTTCGCCCGAATGGCGACCTGATTCCAAAAACTTTGCGAGAAAACGGTATCAAACTACCGCCCCACCCCTGGTCGGTTAAAGATTTTCGCGATTTGAATCAATATCTGAGCAGCCTGATTTTAAAAAATTGA
- a CDS encoding glutaminase has product MNYQTTLERIHTELAPWIGQGRVADYIPELAKVPADKFGMAVVTLDGNVYTVGDAHERFSIQSISKLFACTLAFQLLGDDLWERVGREPSGNAFNSLVQLESERGKPRNPFINAGALVVTDVLCRRFVKAETALVEFVRRMIGTNDIDYDSRVAQSELQHAERNRAMAHFMASFGNMQMPPDTVIDAYCRQCAITMNCVELASAALFLANGGVAPVTGERIVDSSSAKRLSALMLTCGTYDAAGDFVYRVGLPAKSGVGGGIVAVLPGEMAVCVWAPGLDANGNSLAGTLALEWLTTYTGRSIF; this is encoded by the coding sequence ATGAATTACCAGACGACCCTCGAACGCATCCACACCGAACTCGCCCCCTGGATTGGCCAGGGACGGGTTGCCGACTACATTCCCGAACTCGCGAAAGTACCTGCCGACAAGTTCGGGATGGCCGTCGTGACGCTCGACGGGAACGTTTACACGGTCGGCGACGCGCACGAGCGTTTCTCGATCCAGAGCATCTCGAAGCTGTTCGCATGCACGCTCGCGTTCCAGCTGCTGGGCGATGACCTGTGGGAACGGGTCGGCCGCGAGCCGTCCGGCAACGCGTTCAATTCGCTGGTCCAGCTCGAGAGCGAACGCGGCAAACCGCGCAATCCGTTCATCAACGCGGGCGCGCTGGTCGTCACCGATGTGCTGTGCCGCCGCTTCGTGAAGGCCGAAACGGCGCTCGTCGAGTTCGTCCGGCGGATGATCGGCACGAACGACATCGACTACGATTCGCGCGTCGCGCAGTCGGAGTTGCAGCATGCCGAGCGCAACCGCGCGATGGCGCATTTCATGGCGAGCTTCGGCAACATGCAGATGCCGCCCGACACGGTGATCGACGCGTATTGCCGCCAGTGCGCGATCACGATGAACTGCGTCGAACTTGCCAGCGCCGCGCTGTTCCTCGCGAACGGCGGCGTCGCGCCGGTGACGGGCGAGCGGATCGTCGATTCGAGTTCGGCGAAGCGGCTGTCGGCGCTGATGCTGACCTGCGGCACTTATGATGCAGCCGGCGATTTCGTGTATCGCGTCGGGCTGCCGGCGAAGAGCGGCGTCGGCGGCGGGATCGTTGCGGTGCTGCCGGGGGAGATGGCCGTGTGCGTGTGGGCGCCGGGGCTGGATGCGAACGGGAACTCGCTGGCCGGCACGTTGGCGTTGGAGTGGTTGACGACTTATACCGGAAGGTCGATTTTTTGA
- a CDS encoding response regulator — protein sequence MSFRILLVEDDTRLSTLIAGYLRKNDYEVDTVLHGDAAVPAILSLRPDLVILDVNLPGKDGFEICREARKQYDGVIIMVTARDEPFDELLGLEFGADDYVHKPVEPRILLARIKAQLRRAPARATESAAPQPERYAFGKFSIDRTDRTVVLPDGSTPDLTSAEFDLLWALVCHAGEVVSRDDLMLQLRGVEFDGLDRTIDGRISKLRRKLRDDASNPQRIKTIRSKGYQFSKHAWE from the coding sequence ATGTCTTTTCGTATCCTGCTCGTCGAAGACGACACCCGCCTGTCCACGCTGATCGCCGGCTACCTGCGCAAGAACGACTATGAAGTCGACACTGTGCTGCACGGCGACGCCGCGGTGCCGGCGATCCTGTCCCTTCGTCCCGATCTCGTCATCCTCGACGTGAACCTGCCGGGCAAGGACGGCTTCGAAATCTGCCGCGAGGCGCGCAAGCAGTACGATGGCGTGATCATCATGGTGACGGCGCGCGACGAGCCCTTCGACGAGCTGCTTGGCCTCGAGTTCGGCGCGGACGACTATGTGCACAAGCCGGTCGAGCCGCGCATCCTGCTCGCGCGGATCAAGGCGCAGCTGCGCCGCGCGCCCGCGCGCGCGACCGAGAGCGCCGCGCCGCAGCCGGAGCGCTACGCGTTCGGCAAGTTCTCGATCGACCGTACCGACCGCACCGTCGTCTTGCCGGACGGCAGCACGCCCGACCTGACGTCGGCCGAATTCGACCTGCTGTGGGCGCTCGTGTGCCATGCGGGCGAAGTCGTCAGCCGCGACGACCTGATGCTGCAGCTGCGCGGCGTCGAATTCGACGGCCTCGACCGTACGATCGACGGGCGCATCTCGAAGCTGCGCCGCAAGCTGCGCGACGACGCGAGCAACCCGCAGCGGATCAAGACGATCCGCAGCAAGGGTTATCAATTCAGCAAGCACGCGTGGGAATGA
- a CDS encoding ATP-binding protein, producing the protein MIRRTRSHPDAPPLPTLRYVKWRWLHFRRAWTDTRADRIPSWSRLYVRTYLHLLGLVLLTALVPALALCVELSPQVVWHAFDSLPGDIYIVLAFVFAAPALAAYRWMRPVWSDLVMVRERAIDFTGGRFNTRARESHSVIIGPLARTLNALAMRMERLIAAQRDLTNGISHELRTPLARVRFALEMLREPASAAEYQGALESIAQDVTELEELIDMSLTFARLEYSSLQSNLEMTAPVAWFEHQVNDAQLLYPERAIESRIAIASDLRVKMDRRLMSYAMRNLLRNASKYARSRIVVGISLVHGNIGIFVEDDGPGVPESERERIFDAFVRLDRRTGGYGLGLSITRQVLHAHNGRIAVVDPVELCGARFEISWPV; encoded by the coding sequence ATGATCCGACGAACCCGTTCGCACCCCGATGCACCGCCGCTGCCGACACTGCGCTACGTCAAATGGCGCTGGCTGCATTTCCGCCGCGCGTGGACCGACACGCGCGCCGACCGCATTCCGAGCTGGTCGCGCCTCTATGTGCGTACCTACCTGCACCTGCTTGGCCTCGTCCTGCTGACCGCGCTCGTGCCGGCGCTCGCGCTGTGCGTCGAATTGTCGCCGCAGGTCGTATGGCATGCGTTCGATTCGCTGCCGGGCGATATCTATATCGTGCTTGCGTTCGTGTTCGCCGCGCCCGCATTGGCGGCGTACCGGTGGATGCGGCCGGTCTGGTCGGATCTCGTGATGGTGCGCGAACGCGCGATCGACTTCACGGGCGGGCGCTTCAACACGCGTGCGCGGGAATCGCACAGCGTGATCATCGGCCCGCTCGCGCGCACGCTGAATGCGCTCGCGATGCGCATGGAGCGCTTGATCGCCGCGCAGCGCGACCTGACGAACGGCATCTCGCACGAGTTGCGCACGCCGCTCGCGCGCGTGCGCTTCGCGCTCGAAATGCTGCGCGAACCGGCGTCGGCCGCCGAATACCAGGGCGCGCTCGAGAGCATCGCGCAGGACGTGACCGAGCTTGAGGAATTGATCGACATGAGTCTGACGTTCGCGCGGCTCGAATACAGTTCGCTGCAGTCGAACCTCGAGATGACCGCGCCCGTCGCGTGGTTCGAGCATCAGGTCAACGACGCGCAGCTGCTGTATCCGGAGCGCGCGATCGAGTCGCGCATCGCGATCGCATCGGACCTGCGCGTGAAGATGGACCGGCGGTTGATGTCGTACGCGATGCGCAACCTGTTGCGCAACGCGAGCAAGTACGCGAGATCGCGGATCGTCGTCGGGATCTCGCTCGTGCACGGCAACATCGGGATCTTCGTCGAGGACGACGGCCCCGGCGTGCCCGAGAGCGAGCGCGAACGGATCTTCGATGCCTTCGTGCGCCTCGACCGCCGCACCGGCGGCTACGGGCTCGGCCTGTCGATCACGCGGCAGGTGCTCCATGCGCACAACGGCCGGATCGCGGTCGTCGATCCAGTCGAACTCTGCGGCGCGCGCTTCGAAATCAGCTGGCCGGTCTAG
- a CDS encoding patatin-like phospholipase family protein, whose protein sequence is MTATVSSRWARVRPLCTTLVAVWCCTVAAQPLPATAPAAAPAVTAAATAPAAAPAAPANACTADGGPAGRPSIGLVLSGGGARGYAHLGVLKVLEDNRIPIDCIAGTSMGAVVGGLYASGMAADEMQKRLSEVNLADIAFDVTERADLPQTSREDERLYINGLTLGFGKKGVKAPVGLVQGNRLQALLANWTAAVPTNQPFDHLPIPYRAVATDLQTGQMVVLDHGSLPLAVRASMAMPGLFAPAEINGRALVDGGLVSNLPVDTARQMGANVVIAVDIGSQLRPLDALASPADVMQQMVGILIRQNVTAQRKQLDAQDVLLTPDLGGLAFTDFQNAKQAIAAGAAAATAALPKLKRFALTPEQYAAYRSAHAQPLPPPIRITRIDIKTSGGVPKRVVSNALHVKPGDTYDPQTVSQDLLGLTTGGNFESVTQQIVSHGDDNVLEINAREKYWGPNFLLFGLGMSSSSTDEGGFRLHVGYRRPWLTESGLEFRADTTIGSDLQSARIEFRQPLSMAYGVYLSPYAEYQRRYANLYDDTGDVKITQYLMQTARAGIDFGLPIARLGDFRIGIGYVTGHGSPTYNLPFDDGSGQNLLWPSFTSQALTARARLVIDQLDDPLFPRKGYFTELRVERSLVSRNGGSASQFDDSINNAPYTEIYGKAMVAQQFGRHSVSATIEGGKSIGGTNLINAFNFTLGGFQHLSAYAADQLNGNELAYGQITYMNQLMTFNASPIKALSVGASAEVGNVWSSGQQIGGGALKQSYTFFTSLSTAFGPVYIGVALAPGGRRNFYLQLGRTY, encoded by the coding sequence ATGACAGCGACCGTTTCCTCCCGCTGGGCGCGGGTGCGCCCGCTCTGCACGACGCTCGTCGCCGTCTGGTGCTGCACGGTCGCCGCGCAGCCGCTGCCGGCCACCGCCCCCGCCGCCGCCCCGGCCGTCACCGCTGCCGCCACCGCGCCGGCTGCCGCGCCCGCTGCGCCGGCGAACGCCTGCACGGCCGACGGCGGCCCGGCCGGCCGCCCGTCGATCGGCCTCGTGCTGTCCGGCGGCGGTGCGCGCGGCTACGCGCACCTCGGTGTCCTGAAGGTGCTGGAAGACAACCGCATCCCGATCGACTGCATCGCGGGCACCAGCATGGGCGCCGTCGTCGGCGGCCTGTACGCGAGCGGGATGGCGGCCGACGAGATGCAAAAACGGCTGTCGGAGGTCAACCTCGCGGATATCGCGTTCGACGTGACCGAGCGCGCGGACCTGCCGCAAACCAGCCGGGAAGACGAACGGCTGTACATCAACGGGCTGACGCTCGGGTTCGGCAAGAAAGGCGTGAAGGCGCCGGTCGGCCTCGTGCAGGGCAACCGGCTGCAGGCGCTGCTCGCGAACTGGACGGCCGCCGTGCCGACCAACCAGCCGTTCGACCACCTGCCGATCCCGTACCGTGCGGTCGCGACCGACCTGCAGACGGGCCAGATGGTCGTGCTCGACCACGGCTCGCTGCCGCTCGCGGTCCGCGCGAGCATGGCGATGCCCGGCCTGTTCGCCCCGGCCGAGATCAACGGGCGCGCGCTCGTGGACGGCGGGCTCGTCAGCAACCTGCCCGTCGACACCGCGCGGCAGATGGGCGCGAACGTCGTGATCGCAGTCGACATCGGCTCGCAACTGCGCCCGCTCGACGCGCTTGCGTCGCCCGCCGACGTGATGCAGCAGATGGTCGGCATCCTGATCCGCCAGAACGTGACCGCCCAGCGCAAGCAGCTCGACGCACAGGACGTGCTGCTCACGCCGGACCTCGGCGGGCTCGCGTTTACCGATTTCCAGAACGCGAAGCAGGCGATCGCCGCCGGCGCAGCCGCCGCGACCGCCGCGCTGCCGAAGCTGAAGCGATTCGCGCTCACGCCGGAGCAGTACGCGGCCTACCGGTCCGCGCACGCGCAGCCGCTGCCGCCGCCGATCCGGATCACGCGCATCGACATCAAGACCAGCGGCGGCGTGCCGAAGCGCGTCGTCAGCAACGCGCTGCACGTGAAGCCCGGCGATACCTACGATCCGCAGACCGTCAGTCAGGATCTGCTCGGCCTCACGACGGGCGGCAATTTCGAGAGCGTCACGCAGCAGATCGTGAGCCACGGCGACGACAACGTGCTCGAGATCAACGCGCGCGAGAAGTACTGGGGACCGAATTTCCTGCTGTTCGGGCTCGGCATGTCGAGCAGCTCGACCGACGAGGGCGGTTTCCGCCTGCACGTCGGCTACCGGCGGCCGTGGCTGACGGAATCGGGGCTCGAATTCCGCGCGGACACGACGATCGGCAGCGACCTGCAGTCGGCGCGCATCGAATTCCGCCAGCCGCTGTCGATGGCCTACGGCGTCTACCTGTCGCCCTACGCGGAGTACCAGCGCCGCTACGCGAACCTGTACGACGACACCGGCGACGTGAAGATCACGCAGTACCTGATGCAGACGGCGCGCGCCGGGATCGATTTCGGCCTGCCGATCGCGCGGCTCGGCGATTTCCGGATCGGTATCGGTTACGTGACCGGGCACGGCTCGCCGACCTACAACCTGCCGTTCGACGACGGCAGCGGCCAGAACCTGCTGTGGCCGAGCTTCACCTCCCAGGCGCTGACCGCGCGCGCACGCCTCGTCATCGACCAGCTCGACGATCCGCTGTTCCCGCGCAAGGGCTATTTCACCGAACTGCGCGTCGAGCGCTCGCTGGTGTCGCGCAACGGGGGCTCGGCGAGCCAATTCGACGACAGCATCAACAACGCGCCCTACACCGAGATCTACGGCAAGGCGATGGTGGCGCAGCAGTTCGGCCGCCACAGCGTCAGCGCGACGATCGAAGGCGGCAAGAGCATCGGGGGCACCAACCTGATCAACGCGTTCAACTTCACGCTCGGCGGCTTCCAGCACCTGTCCGCGTATGCGGCCGACCAGCTGAACGGCAACGAGCTCGCGTACGGCCAGATCACCTACATGAACCAGCTGATGACGTTCAACGCGTCACCGATCAAGGCGCTGTCGGTCGGCGCCAGCGCGGAAGTCGGCAACGTGTGGTCGAGCGGGCAGCAGATCGGCGGCGGCGCGCTCAAGCAGAGCTATACGTTCTTCACGAGCCTGTCGACCGCGTTCGGGCCCGTCTACATCGGCGTGGCGCTCGCGCCGGGCGGCCGTCGCAACTTCTACCTGCAGCTCGGCCGCACGTACTGA
- a CDS encoding rod shape-determining protein: protein MSTPLFGKLFAQPVAIDPGTASTRIYTHERGVVLNQPSVVCFRKGGATDARPTLEAVGELAKALLGREPGHLEAVRPMRHGVIADAHAAEQMIRSFIDMSRTRSRFGRRVEVTLCVPSDATAVERRAIREAAFAAGVSDVELIEESLAAGLGAGLPVTEPVGSMVIDIGGGTTEVAVIALGGIVYREAIRVGGSQFDAAIVNHVRNLYGVLLGEQTAEHVKKTIGSATSAVPRTSTRAVGRSIGDGLPRSVELSNHDVADALAAPLKQVIGAVKSVLENAPAELVTDIAHRGVVLTGGGALLAGLERLLHDETGLVARIADEPATCAVRGAGEAMGRLAMCPVD from the coding sequence ATGTCGACACCGCTGTTCGGAAAGTTGTTTGCGCAACCCGTTGCGATCGACCCTGGAACGGCGAGTACGCGGATTTATACGCACGAGCGGGGCGTGGTGCTGAACCAGCCGTCGGTCGTCTGCTTCCGCAAGGGCGGCGCGACTGACGCGCGGCCGACGCTCGAGGCGGTCGGCGAGCTCGCGAAGGCGCTGCTCGGCCGCGAACCGGGGCATCTCGAAGCCGTGCGGCCGATGCGGCATGGTGTGATCGCCGACGCGCACGCGGCCGAGCAGATGATCCGCAGCTTCATCGACATGTCGCGCACGCGCTCGCGCTTCGGCCGCCGTGTCGAGGTCACGCTGTGCGTGCCGTCCGACGCGACGGCCGTCGAGCGCCGCGCGATCCGCGAGGCCGCGTTCGCGGCCGGTGTATCGGACGTCGAACTGATCGAGGAGTCGCTCGCGGCCGGGCTCGGCGCCGGTCTGCCGGTAACGGAGCCGGTCGGCTCGATGGTCATCGACATCGGTGGCGGCACGACCGAAGTCGCGGTGATCGCGCTCGGCGGGATCGTCTATCGCGAGGCGATCCGCGTCGGCGGCAGCCAGTTCGACGCGGCGATCGTCAACCACGTTCGCAACCTGTATGGCGTGCTGCTCGGCGAGCAGACGGCCGAGCATGTGAAGAAGACGATCGGCTCGGCCACCAGCGCGGTGCCGCGCACGTCGACGCGCGCGGTCGGGCGCAGCATCGGCGACGGCCTGCCGCGCTCGGTCGAGCTGTCCAACCACGACGTCGCGGACGCGCTGGCCGCGCCGCTCAAGCAGGTGATCGGTGCGGTGAAGTCGGTGCTGGAAAACGCACCGGCCGAGCTCGTGACCGACATCGCGCATCGCGGCGTGGTGCTGACGGGCGGCGGCGCGCTGCTCGCCGGTCTCGAACGCCTGCTGCACGACGAGACGGGGCTGGTCGCGCGGATTGCCGACGAACCGGCCACCTGCGCGGTGCGCGGCGCCGGCGAGGCGATGGGGCGGCTCGCGATGTGTCCGGTCGACTGA
- a CDS encoding YdcF family protein: MKNHTKRGFLARTGRLLAVVACLWIVAAVALVAYGMRMPSEPADVAVIFGNALDETGAPKPVLAARLDVGVRCYRTGQCPAFLVSGAIDGPGLNEATAMRDYLVAHGVPADRIAVDDQGDNTLATAQHTLAYLQAHNVSRVLIVSQYYHLARARLAFERVGIARANISAAYPGRFQLRDVYSSWREVPAYAVYAVRLWVNPDARPVSFRPMLYLMRLFS; this comes from the coding sequence TTGAAAAACCACACCAAACGGGGCTTCCTTGCCCGAACGGGCCGCCTGCTGGCCGTCGTTGCCTGCCTCTGGATCGTCGCAGCCGTTGCGCTCGTCGCGTACGGGATGCGGATGCCGAGCGAGCCGGCCGATGTCGCCGTGATCTTTGGCAACGCGCTCGACGAGACCGGCGCGCCGAAGCCGGTGCTCGCCGCCAGGCTCGATGTCGGCGTGCGCTGCTACCGCACGGGGCAGTGCCCGGCGTTCCTGGTCAGCGGCGCGATTGACGGCCCCGGGCTCAACGAGGCGACCGCGATGCGCGACTATCTGGTGGCACACGGCGTGCCGGCCGACCGGATCGCCGTCGACGACCAGGGCGACAACACGCTCGCGACGGCGCAGCACACGCTCGCGTACCTGCAGGCGCACAACGTGTCGCGCGTGCTGATCGTCAGCCAGTACTACCACCTCGCGCGAGCGCGCCTCGCATTCGAGCGCGTCGGCATCGCAAGGGCGAACATCTCCGCCGCGTATCCGGGCCGTTTCCAGTTGCGCGATGTCTATTCGAGCTGGCGCGAAGTGCCGGCCTACGCGGTGTATGCGGTGCGGTTGTGGGTGAACCCCGATGCGCGGCCCGTTTCGTTCCGGCCGATGCTTTATCTGATGCGCCTGTTTTCGTAA